A window of the Brassica napus cultivar Da-Ae chromosome A2, Da-Ae, whole genome shotgun sequence genome harbors these coding sequences:
- the LOC106385898 gene encoding E3 SUMO-protein ligase SIZ1 isoform X2: protein MDLEARCKDKLLHFRIKELKDVLTQLGLSKQGKKQELVERILTVLSDGKSARLWSKRNTVAKEEVARLVDDTYRKIKVSGASDLASKAPVSSDTSNLKVKGEPEASFRPEMKVRCVCGSSLETESMIQCDDPRCHVWEHVGCVIVPEKPMDGNPPLPESFYCEVCRLTRADPFWVTVAHPLYPVRLTATNIPTDGSSAMQSAERTFQITRADKDLLAKQEYDVQAWCMLLNDKVFFRMQWPQHADLQINGMPVRAIYRPGSQLLGANGRDDGPIITPFVRDGINRISLSGGDSRSFCFGVRLVKRRTLQQVLNLIPEETKGETFEDALARVRRCIGGGGGDDNADSDSDIEVVADFFGVNLRCPMSGSRIKVAGRFLPCVHMGGFDLEVFVELNQRSRKWQCPICLKNYSVEHVIVDPYFNRITSKMMHCDEEVTEIEVKPDGSWRVKSKKESERRELGELSQWHAPDGTLCPSGDEIKRKMETMIPVKQEGFSDGGGPTSLKLGIRKNRNGVWEVSKPNNTNGMSSSNRQEKNIIPMSSSATGSGRDGDDTSVNQGAAIGTTFDFGTNGVDLDSVSMNVDSGYNQAGEDRNNEVIVLSDSDEDNDLVITPGPAYSDSRTNGGVNFPLNPSGIINSYNEEPHTLAGGSSRLGLFNDDDEFDTRLWSFPSETPEASGFQLFASDADVDLHHQGSLNCGPEINGDYTMAPETTSMASIPPPVVPDGRAEAVVNDGLVDNPLAFGRDDPSLQIFLPTKPDASAQSGFRNQGDVSNGIRSDDWISLRLGDSACEDHGEPANAREGSLDDTTENDSLLLGMNESRQDKAKKRRSDNPFSFPRQKRSNNQQDHQTAYRS from the exons ATGGACTTGGAAGCTCGTTGTAAG gaTAAGCTTTTACATTTTAGGATAAAAGAGCTCAAGGATGTGCTCACTCAGCTCGGACTTTCGAAACAGGGAAAGAAGCAG GAACTTGTCGAGCGGATCTTGACCGTTCTTTCTGATGGAAAAT CTGCAAGGTTGTGGTCTAAAAGGAATACAGTGGCGAAGGAAGAAGTTGCAAGACTGGTGGATGATACTTATAG GAAAATCAAAGTATCTGGAGCAAGTGATTTGGCATCAAAAGCACCAGTAAGCTCAGATACGAGTAATCTGAAAGTTAAGGGGGAGCCTGAAGCTTCCTTTCGACCAGAGATGAAAGTTCGGTGTGTCTGTGGAAGTTCACTGGAGACGGAGTCAATGATTCAG tGTGATGATCCAAGATGCCATGTTTGGGAGCATGTTGGGTGTGTTATTGTCCCGGAAAAGCCTATGGATGGAAATCCACCACTTCCTGAATCATTTTATTGTGAAGTCTGCCGACTTACTCGAGCTGACCC GTTTTGGGTTACAGTGGCACATCCACTTTATCCAGTGAGGTTGACTGCAACGAACATCCCAACTGATGG TTCAAGCGCAATGCAGAGTGCTGAGAGAACATTTCAAATCACAAGGGCAGACAAGGACTTATTGGCCAAACAAGAGTATGATGTTCAG GCTTGGTGTATGCTACTGAATGACAAAGTTTTCTTTAGGATGCAATGGCCTCAGCATGCTGATCTGCAGATAAATGGTATGCCTGTACGTGCAATTTACCGACCAGGGTCACAGCTTTTGGGGGCCAACGGCCGCGACGATGGACCTATT ATCACACCTTTTGTTAGGGATGGAATTAACAGAATATCCTTGAGTGGAGGTGACAGTCGAAGCTTTTGTTTCGGAGTAAGACTTGTGAAGCGTAGGACTCTACAACAG GTTCTAAATTTGATTCCGGAAGAGACGAAAGGGGAGACGTTTGAAGATGCTCTTGCACGTGTTCGGCGATGCATTGGAGGTGGAGGTGGAGATGATAATGCTGACAGTGATAGTGACATTGAGGTTGTTGCTGACTTCTTCGGTGTCAATCTCCGTTGTCCT ATGAGCGGTTCTAGGATAAAAGTTGCTGGGAGATTCTTACCCTGTGTGCACATGGGCGGTTTCGACCTTGAGGTGTTTGTGGAGTTGAATCAACGTTCCAGAAAG TGGCAGTGCCCTATCTGTCTGAAGAACTACTCAGTGGAGCATGTAATCGTGGATCCTTATTTCAACCGCATCACGTCAAAG ATGATGCATTGTGATGAAGAGGTGACTGAAATCGAAGTGAAACCTGACGGCTCTTGGCGCGTCAAATCTAAAAAAGAGAGTGAGCGTAGGGAACTAGGGGAACTCTCACAGTGGCACGCACCCGATGGCACTCTTTGCCCCTCTGGCGACGAGATCAAACGGAAGATGGAAACGATGATCCCTGTTAAACAAGAAGGCTTCTCAGACGGTGGTGGACCAACCTCTCTGAAACTCGGCATAAGGAAGAACCGCAACGGCGTTTGGGAAGTGAGCAAGCCTAATAATACAAATGGAATGTCTTCCAGTAACAGGCAAGAGAAGAATATTATACCGATGAGTAGCAGCGCTACTGGAAGTGGAAGGGATGGTGATGACACAAGCGTCAACCAGGGCGCTGCTATTGGAACAACCTTTGACTTCGGAACCAACGGCGTTGATCTCGATTCAGTTTCCATGAATGTGGATTCAGGTTATAACCAAGCTGGAGAGGATAGGAATAATGAAGTTATTGTTCTGAGTGATTCCGATGAAGATAATGATTTGGTCATCACTCCTGGACCTGCGTACAGTGACTCTCGAACCAACGGTGGGGTGAATTTTCCGTTGAACCCTTCTGGAATCATCAACTCTTATAACGAAGAGCCACACACCTTAGCTGGGGGAAGTTCACGGTTAGGTCTTTTCAACGATGATGATGAGTTTGATACGCGCCTTTGGTCGTTTCCTTCTGAAACTCCAGAAGCCTCTGGGTTCCAGCTTTTTGCATCTGATGCTGACGTTGATTTGCATCATCAAGGTTCACTGAACTGTGGTCCTGAGATAAATGGAGATTACACCATGGCTCCTGAGACAACATCAATGGCGTCTATTCCTCCTCCTGTAGTTCCAGATGGAAGAGCTGAAGCCGTTGTGAATGATGGCTTAGTTGACAATCCTCTTGCGTTTGGTAGAGACGATCCTTCCCTTCAGATATTTTTGCCGACGAAACCGGATGCTTCAGCTCAGTCTGGTTTTCGGAACCAAGGTGATGTGTCGAATGGTATCAGGAGTGATGACTGGATCTCGCTTAGGCTAGGTGATAGTGCTTGTGAGGATCATGGAGAGCCTGCTAATGCAAGGGAAGGTTCTTTGGATGATACGACAGAGAATG ATTCGTTGCTGCTGGGTATGAATGAGAGTAGACAAGACAAGGCAAAGAAGAGAAGATCAGATAATCCATTTTCATTTCCTCGACAGAAGCGTTCT AACAATCAACAGGATCATCAGACAGCATACCGGAGTTAG
- the LOC106385898 gene encoding E3 SUMO-protein ligase SIZ1 isoform X1: protein MDLEARCKDKLLHFRIKELKDVLTQLGLSKQGKKQELVERILTVLSDGKSARLWSKRNTVAKEEVARLVDDTYRKIKVSGASDLASKAPVSSDTSNLKVKGEPEASFRPEMKVRCVCGSSLETESMIQCDDPRCHVWEHVGCVIVPEKPMDGNPPLPESFYCEVCRLTRADPFWVTVAHPLYPVRLTATNIPTDGSSAMQSAERTFQITRADKDLLAKQEYDVQAWCMLLNDKVFFRMQWPQHADLQINGMPVRAIYRPGSQLLGANGRDDGPIITPFVRDGINRISLSGGDSRSFCFGVRLVKRRTLQQVLNLIPEETKGETFEDALARVRRCIGGGGGDDNADSDSDIEVVADFFGVNLRCPMSGSRIKVAGRFLPCVHMGGFDLEVFVELNQRSRKWQCPICLKNYSVEHVIVDPYFNRITSKMMHCDEEVTEIEVKPDGSWRVKSKKESERRELGELSQWHAPDGTLCPSGDEIKRKMETMIPVKQEGFSDGGGPTSLKLGIRKNRNGVWEVSKPNNTNGMSSSNRQEKNIIPMSSSATGSGRDGDDTSVNQGAAIGTTFDFGTNGVDLDSVSMNVDSGYNQAGEDRNNEVIVLSDSDEDNDLVITPGPAYSDSRTNGGVNFPLNPSGIINSYNEEPHTLAGGSSRLGLFNDDDEFDTRLWSFPSETPEASGFQLFASDADVDLHHQGSLNCGPEINGDYTMAPETTSMASIPPPVVPDGRAEAVVNDGLVDNPLAFGRDDPSLQIFLPTKPDASAQSGFRNQGDVSNGIRSDDWISLRLGDSACEDHGEPANAREGSLDDTTENDSLLLGMNESRQDKAKKRRSDNPFSFPRQKRSVRPRMFLSIDSDSDE, encoded by the exons ATGGACTTGGAAGCTCGTTGTAAG gaTAAGCTTTTACATTTTAGGATAAAAGAGCTCAAGGATGTGCTCACTCAGCTCGGACTTTCGAAACAGGGAAAGAAGCAG GAACTTGTCGAGCGGATCTTGACCGTTCTTTCTGATGGAAAAT CTGCAAGGTTGTGGTCTAAAAGGAATACAGTGGCGAAGGAAGAAGTTGCAAGACTGGTGGATGATACTTATAG GAAAATCAAAGTATCTGGAGCAAGTGATTTGGCATCAAAAGCACCAGTAAGCTCAGATACGAGTAATCTGAAAGTTAAGGGGGAGCCTGAAGCTTCCTTTCGACCAGAGATGAAAGTTCGGTGTGTCTGTGGAAGTTCACTGGAGACGGAGTCAATGATTCAG tGTGATGATCCAAGATGCCATGTTTGGGAGCATGTTGGGTGTGTTATTGTCCCGGAAAAGCCTATGGATGGAAATCCACCACTTCCTGAATCATTTTATTGTGAAGTCTGCCGACTTACTCGAGCTGACCC GTTTTGGGTTACAGTGGCACATCCACTTTATCCAGTGAGGTTGACTGCAACGAACATCCCAACTGATGG TTCAAGCGCAATGCAGAGTGCTGAGAGAACATTTCAAATCACAAGGGCAGACAAGGACTTATTGGCCAAACAAGAGTATGATGTTCAG GCTTGGTGTATGCTACTGAATGACAAAGTTTTCTTTAGGATGCAATGGCCTCAGCATGCTGATCTGCAGATAAATGGTATGCCTGTACGTGCAATTTACCGACCAGGGTCACAGCTTTTGGGGGCCAACGGCCGCGACGATGGACCTATT ATCACACCTTTTGTTAGGGATGGAATTAACAGAATATCCTTGAGTGGAGGTGACAGTCGAAGCTTTTGTTTCGGAGTAAGACTTGTGAAGCGTAGGACTCTACAACAG GTTCTAAATTTGATTCCGGAAGAGACGAAAGGGGAGACGTTTGAAGATGCTCTTGCACGTGTTCGGCGATGCATTGGAGGTGGAGGTGGAGATGATAATGCTGACAGTGATAGTGACATTGAGGTTGTTGCTGACTTCTTCGGTGTCAATCTCCGTTGTCCT ATGAGCGGTTCTAGGATAAAAGTTGCTGGGAGATTCTTACCCTGTGTGCACATGGGCGGTTTCGACCTTGAGGTGTTTGTGGAGTTGAATCAACGTTCCAGAAAG TGGCAGTGCCCTATCTGTCTGAAGAACTACTCAGTGGAGCATGTAATCGTGGATCCTTATTTCAACCGCATCACGTCAAAG ATGATGCATTGTGATGAAGAGGTGACTGAAATCGAAGTGAAACCTGACGGCTCTTGGCGCGTCAAATCTAAAAAAGAGAGTGAGCGTAGGGAACTAGGGGAACTCTCACAGTGGCACGCACCCGATGGCACTCTTTGCCCCTCTGGCGACGAGATCAAACGGAAGATGGAAACGATGATCCCTGTTAAACAAGAAGGCTTCTCAGACGGTGGTGGACCAACCTCTCTGAAACTCGGCATAAGGAAGAACCGCAACGGCGTTTGGGAAGTGAGCAAGCCTAATAATACAAATGGAATGTCTTCCAGTAACAGGCAAGAGAAGAATATTATACCGATGAGTAGCAGCGCTACTGGAAGTGGAAGGGATGGTGATGACACAAGCGTCAACCAGGGCGCTGCTATTGGAACAACCTTTGACTTCGGAACCAACGGCGTTGATCTCGATTCAGTTTCCATGAATGTGGATTCAGGTTATAACCAAGCTGGAGAGGATAGGAATAATGAAGTTATTGTTCTGAGTGATTCCGATGAAGATAATGATTTGGTCATCACTCCTGGACCTGCGTACAGTGACTCTCGAACCAACGGTGGGGTGAATTTTCCGTTGAACCCTTCTGGAATCATCAACTCTTATAACGAAGAGCCACACACCTTAGCTGGGGGAAGTTCACGGTTAGGTCTTTTCAACGATGATGATGAGTTTGATACGCGCCTTTGGTCGTTTCCTTCTGAAACTCCAGAAGCCTCTGGGTTCCAGCTTTTTGCATCTGATGCTGACGTTGATTTGCATCATCAAGGTTCACTGAACTGTGGTCCTGAGATAAATGGAGATTACACCATGGCTCCTGAGACAACATCAATGGCGTCTATTCCTCCTCCTGTAGTTCCAGATGGAAGAGCTGAAGCCGTTGTGAATGATGGCTTAGTTGACAATCCTCTTGCGTTTGGTAGAGACGATCCTTCCCTTCAGATATTTTTGCCGACGAAACCGGATGCTTCAGCTCAGTCTGGTTTTCGGAACCAAGGTGATGTGTCGAATGGTATCAGGAGTGATGACTGGATCTCGCTTAGGCTAGGTGATAGTGCTTGTGAGGATCATGGAGAGCCTGCTAATGCAAGGGAAGGTTCTTTGGATGATACGACAGAGAATG ATTCGTTGCTGCTGGGTATGAATGAGAGTAGACAAGACAAGGCAAAGAAGAGAAGATCAGATAATCCATTTTCATTTCCTCGACAGAAGCGTTCTGTAAGACCTCGGATGTTCCTCTCCATTGACTCGGATTCTGATGAGTGA
- the LOC106385878 gene encoding uncharacterized protein LOC106385878, with product MQSTTLSGNYGFPLCISGIAQQLSLSKEMADHDKRRKVVKRRRRSYESRSHGEEEMGVERYNELWLQEMRESEDVRDLVALLLDLESWSFSSHTAKAA from the exons ATGCAGTCAACAACTCTTAGTGGCAACTATGGCTTCCCTCTCTGCATCTCTGGGATCGCTCAGCAGCTGTCTCTCTCCAAAGA AATGGCAGATCATGACAAGAGAAGGAAGGTGGTgaagaggagaaggagatcATATGAGTCCAGGAGCCatggtgaagaagaaatggGTGTGGAGAGATACAATGAGCTATGGCTTcaagagatgagagagagtgAGGATGTTAGAGATCTAGTTGCTTTATTACTAGATCTAGAGTCATGGAGCTTTTCTTCTCACACAGCTAAAGCTGCTTAG
- the LOC106385889 gene encoding elongation factor 1-alpha 1 translates to MGKEKFHINIVVIGHVDSGKSTTTGHLIYKLGGIDKRVIERFEKEAAEMNKRSFKYAWVLDKLKAERERGITIDIALWKFETTKYYCTVIDAPGHRDFIKNMITGTSQADCAVLIIDSTTGGFEAGISKDGQTREHALLAFTLGVKQMICCCNKMDATTPKYSKARYDEIIKEVSSYLKKVGYNPDKIPFVPISGFEGDNMIERSTNLDWYKGPTLLEALDQINEPKRPSDKPLRLPLQDVYKIGGIGTVPVGRVETGMLKPGMVVTFAPSGLTTEVKSVEMHHESLVEALPGDNVGFNVKNVAVKDLKRGYVASNSKDDPAKGAANFTSQVIIMNHPGQIGNGYAPVLDCHTSHIAVKFSEILTKIDRRSGKEIEKEPKFLKNGDAGMVKMTPTKPMVVETFSEYPPLGRFAVRDMRQTVAVGVIKSVDKKDPTGAKVTKAAVKKGAK, encoded by the exons ATGGGTAAAGAGAAGTTTCACATCAACATTGTGGTCATTGGCCATGTCGACTCTGGCAAATCGACTACAACTGGTCACTTGATCTACAAGCTTGGTGGTATTGACAAGCGTGTCATCGAGAGGTTCGAGAAGGAGGCTGCTGAGATGAACAAGAGGTCCTTCAAGTACGCGTGGGTGTTGGACAAACTTAAGGCTGAGCGTGAGCGTGGTATCACCATTGATATTGCTCTCTGGAAGTTCGAGACCACCAAGTACTACTGCACTGTCATTGATGCCCCTGGACATCGTGATTTCATCAAGAACATGATTACTGGTACCTCCCAGGCTGATTGTGCTGTTCTTATCATTGACTCTACCACTGGTGGTTTTGAAGCTGGTATCTCCAAGGATGGTCAGACCCGTGAGCATGCTCTTCTTGCCTTCACCCTTGGTGTCAAGCAAATGATTTGCTGCTGTAACAAG ATGGATGCCACTACCCCCAAGTACTCCAAGGCTAGGTACGATGAGATCATCAAGGAGGTGTCTTCCTACTTGAAGAAGGTCGGGTACAACCCTGACAAAATCCCATTCGTCCCCATCTCTGGATTCGAGGGTGACAACATGATTGAGAGGTCCACCAACCTTGACTGGTACAAGGGACCAACTCTCCTTGAGGCTCTTGACCAGATCAACGAGCCAAAGAGGCCTTCAGACAAGCCCCTGCGTCTACCACTTCAGGATGTCTACAAGATCGGTGGTATTGGAACGGTGCCAGTGGGTCGTGTGGAGACTGGTATGCTCAAGCCCGGTATGGTTGTGACATTCGCTCCTTCAGGGTTGACCACTGAGGTCAAGTCCGTTGAGATGCACCACGAGTCTCTTGTTGAAGCGCTTCCAGGTGACAACGTGGGTTTCAATGTTAAGAATGTTGCCGTCAAGGATCTTAAGCGTGGGTATGTTGCATCCAACTCCAAGGATGACCCTGCCAAGGGAGCTGCTAACTTCACTTCCCAAGTCATCATCATGAACCACCCTGGTCAGATCGGTAACGGTTACGCCCCTGTCCTTGATTGCCACACCTCCCACATTGCAGTCAAGTTCTCTGAGATCCTCACCAAGATTGACAGACGATCTGGTAAAGAGATCGAGAAGGAGCCTAAGTttttgaagaatggagatgCTGGTATGGTGAAGATGACTCCAACCAAGCCCATGGTTGTTGAGACTTTCTCAGAGTACCCACCTTTGGGACGTTTCGCTGTTAGGGACATGAGGCAGACCGTGGCTGTTGGTGTCATCAAGAGTGTTGACAAGAAGGACCCAACCGGTGCCAAGGTCACCAAGGCTGCAGTCAAGAAGGGTGCCAAATGa
- the LOC106385871 gene encoding uncharacterized protein LOC106385871, with protein MQSTTLSGNYGLPLCISGIAQQLSISKEMADHDRRRKVMKKRRRSEESRSHGEEEMVGVERFDELWLQQMRESEDARDLIALFQDLLVSWSFSSHTAKAA; from the exons ATGCAGTCAACAACTCTTAGTGGCAACTATGGCCTCCCTCTCTGTATCTCTGGGATCGCTCAACAATTGTCTATCTCCAAAGA AATGGCAGATCATGACAGGAGAAGGAAGGTAATGAAAAAGAGAAGGAGATCAGAAGAGTCCAGGAGCCATGGCGAAGAAGAAATGGTGGGTGTGGAAAGATTCGATGAGCTATGGCTTCAACAGATGAGAGAGAGTGAGGATGCCAGAGATCTAATTGCTTTGTTCCAAGATCTATTAGTATCGTGGAGCTTTTCTTCTCACACAGCCAAAGCTGCTTAG
- the LOC106385862 gene encoding elongation factor 1-alpha 1: MGKEKFHINIVVIGHVDSGKSTTTGHLIYKLGGIDKRVIERFEKEAAEMNKRSFKYAWVLDKLKAERERGITIDIALWKFETTKYYCTVIDAPGHRDFIKNMITGTSQADCAVLIIDSTTGGFEAGISKDGQTREHALLAFTLGVKQMICCCNKMDATTPKYSKARYDEIIKEVSSYLKKVGYNPDKIPFVPISGFEGDNMIERSTNLDWYKGPTLLEALDQINEPKRPSDKPLRLPLQDVYKIGGIGTVPVGRVETGMLKPGMVVTFAPSGLTTEVKSVEMHHESLVEALPGDNVGFNVKNVAVKDLKRGYVASNSKDDPAKGAANFTSQVIIMNHPGQIGNGYAPVLDCHTSHIAVKFSEILTKIDRRSGKEIEKEPKFLKNGDAGMVKMTPTKPMVVETFSEYPPLGRFAVRDMRQTVAVGVIKSVDKKDPTGAKVTKAAVKKGAK; this comes from the exons ATGGGTAAAGAGAAGTTTCACATCAACATTGTTGTCATTGGCCATGTCGACTCTGGCAAATCGACTACAACTGGTCACTTGATCTACAAGCTTGGTGGTATTGACAAGCGTGTCATCGAGAGGTTCGAGAAGGAGGCTGCTGAGATGAACAAGAGGTCCTTCAAGTACGCGTGGGTGTTGGACAAACTTAAGGCTGAGCGTGAGCGTGGTATCACCATTGATATTGCTCTCTGGAAGTTCGAGACCACCAAGTACTACTGCACTGTCATTGATGCCCCTGGACATCGTGATTTCATCAAGAACATGATTACTGGTACCTCCCAGGCTGATTGTGCTGTTCTTATCATTGACTCTACCACTGGTGGTTTTGAAGCTGGTATCTCCAAGGATGGTCAGACCCGTGAGCATGCTCTTCTTGCCTTCACCCTTGGTGTCAAGCAAATGATTTGCTGCTGTAACAAG ATGGATGCCACTACCCCCAAGTACTCCAAGGCTAGGTACGATGAGATCATCAAGGAGGTGTCTTCCTACTTGAAGAAGGTCGGGTACAACCCTGACAAAATCCCATTCGTCCCCATCTCTGGATTCGAGGGTGACAACATGATTGAGAGGTCCACCAACCTTGACTGGTACAAGGGACCAACTCTCCTTGAGGCTCTTGACCAGATCAACGAGCCAAAGAGGCCTTCAGACAAGCCCTTGCGTCTACCACTTCAGGATGTCTACAAGATCGGTGGTATTGGAACGGTGCCAGTGGGTCGTGTGGAGACTGGTATGCTCAAGCCCGGTATGGTTGTGACATTCGCTCCTTCAGGGTTAACCACTGAGGTCAAGTCCGTTGAGATGCACCACGAGTCTCTTGTTGAAGCGCTTCCAGGTGACAACGTGGGTTTCAATGTTAAGAATGTTGCCGTCAAGGATCTTAAGCGTGGGTATGTTGCATCCAACTCCAAGGATGACCCTGCCAAGGGAGCTGCTAACTTCACATCCCAGGTCATCATCATGAACCACCCTGGTCAGATCGGTAACGGTTACGCACCAGTGCTTGATTGCCACACCTCCCACATTGCAGTCAAGTTCTCTGAGATCCTCACCAAGATTGACAGACGATCTGGTAAAGAGATCGAGAAGGAGCCCAAGTttttgaagaatggagatgCTGGTATGGTGAAGATGACTCCGACCAAGCCCATGGTTGTCGAGACGTTCTCAGAGTACCCACCATTGGGACGTTTCGCTGTTAGGGACATGAGGCAGACTGTTGCTGTTGGTGTCATCAAGAGCGTTGACAAGAAGGACCCAACCGGTGCCAAGGTCACCAAGGCTGCAGTCAAGAAGGGTGCTAAATGA
- the LOC106385845 gene encoding exonuclease V, chloroplastic-like, producing the protein MAESHSESTSDSLTTTSDQSATIPISTRRSNHVPEIPIEIITEEEMAILDAAFAATRSFLPSAIRSAASSSSPSRIIAGEISKTARSVAMFSKRKLSACSSVDIEDSLLHRFRKNQALGVTDLTGTEWCEKQMENVLCLGRRKVSKAMKLGQARHLELEEEVVKRVRVKVESNEDKWALKLLSSIAGVNQFLFEGRTRELLLVGFVGGQWIVGVIDEVRKASAEDSSDTGPLLIDTKTRGRDTLPAEPQRRNGRLQVMLYKLLWDTVVREEFPATRFFNYFALNRHEVLSQDVRDNIADAGIPAQTLEEIVRYYESTFKMLPIANDQLLLRYEFQKDRSIIAEIRFTHDPEWVMSKYKEVIEFWRSEREAEYTPEEERWKCRYCQFAKSCPGNPSLQSSAPSSPPREPRPLAS; encoded by the exons atggccGAGTCACACTCCGAGTCAACCTCCGACTCGCTCACCACCACATCCGATCAATCCGCAACCATCCCTATTTCAACCCGAAGATCCAACCATGTCCCCGAGATCCCAATCGAGATCATCACCGAAGAAGAAATGGCCATCCTCGACGCAGCCTTCGCCGCCACGCGCTCCTTCCTCCCTTCCGCGATCCGCtcggctgcttcttcttcttctccgtcgCGGATCATCGCCGGCGAAATCTCCAAGACCGCCCGTTCAGTAGCCATGTTCTCCAAAAGGAAACTCTCTGCTTGCTCCTCGGTGGATATCGAAGACTCTCTCCTGCACCGGTTTAGAAAGAACCAAGCTTTGGGAGTCACAGATCTCACCGGCACT gaATGGTGTGAGAAGCAAATGGAGAATGTTTTGTGTCTTGGCAGGAGAAAAGTTAGTAAAGCTATGAAGCTTGGTCAAGCTCGTCActtggagcttgaagaagag GTAGTTAAAAGGGTTCGAGTTAAAGTTGAATCAAATGAAGATAAGTGGGCATTGAAGCTACTCAGTTCCATTGCTGGCGTTAATCAGTTCTTGTTCGAAGGACGAACCCGTGAATTGCTACT CGTAGGATTTGTTGGAGGTCAGTGGATTGTGGGGGTTATTGATGAGGTTAGAAAGGCATCTGCAGAAGACTCTTCTGATACTGGACCCTTATTGATAGATACCAAGACTCGAGGTCGGGACACACTCCCAGCTGAGCCACAAAGAAGGAACGGAAG GCTACAGGTGATGCTTTACAAGCTTCTATGGGACACTGTTGTCAGAGAAGAGTTCCCCGCCACACGTTTTTTCAACTACTTTGCTTTAAACCGCCACGAGGTCTTGTCTCAAGATGTCAGAGATAACATTGCTGATGCAGGAATCCCAGCACAG ACTCTTGAGGAGATAGTTAGGTACTATGAAAGCACTTTTAAGATGCTTCCGATTGCGAATGATCAGTTACTACTACG GTATGAGTTTCAGAAAGACCGTTCTATAATAGCTGAGATCAGATTCACTCATGATCCCGAGTGGGTGATGAGCAAATACAAAGAAGTCATTGAGTTTTGGAGAAGTGAAAGAGAAGCTGAGTACACTCCTGAAGAAGAGCGTTGGAAATGCCGGTATTGCCAATTTGCTAAGTCTTGCCCTGGAAACCCAAGTCTTCAATCTTCTGCTCCGAGCTCACCACCGAGAGAGCCTCGTCCTTTAGCAAGCTAA
- the LOC106385833 gene encoding thiol protease aleurain, with protein sequence MSARAILSSLLLLILIAASATAENIGYDESNPIRMVSDGLREAEESIVQILGQSRHALSFARFTHRYGKRYENAEEIKLRFSIFKESLDLIRSTNKKGLSYKLGLNQFADMTWEEFQRSKLGAAQNCSATLKGSHKLTEEALPETKDWREDGIVSPVKDQGKCGSCWTFSTTGALEAAYHQAFGKGISLSEQQLVDCAGAFNNFGCNGGLPSQAFEYIKSNGGLDTEEAYPYTGKDGTCKYSSENIGVQVLDSVNITLGAEDELKHAVGLVRPVSIAFQVIHSFRLYDGGVYTDKDCKSSPTDVNHAVLAVGYGIEGGVPYWLIKNSWGAGWGDKGYFKMEMGKNMCGIATCASYPVVA encoded by the exons ATGTCTGCGAGAGCGATCCTATCATCCTTGCTTCTGCTGATACTCATCGCCGCATCGGCAACGGCGGAGAATATCGGATACGACGAGTCAAACCCGATCCGTATGGTCTCCGACGGTCTCCGGGAGGCAGAGGAATCCATTGTCCAGATCTTAGGCCAATCTCGTCACGCTCTCTCCTTCGCTCGCTTCACTCATCG GTATGGGAAAAGGTATGAGAACGCGGAGGAGATAAAGCTCAGATTCTCTATCTTCAAGGAGAGTCTTGATTTGATCAGATCCACCAATAAGAAAGGCTTGTCTTACAAACTCGGTCTCAATC AGTTTGCTGATATGACCTGGGAAGAGTTTCAAAGGAGCAAGCTTGGTGCGGCTCAGAACTGCTCTGCTACTTTAAAGGGAAGCCACAAACTCACCGAAGAAGCTCTTCCGGAAACC aaagattggagagaagatggTATTGTTAGTCCAGTCAAAGACCAGGGCAAATGTGGATCTTGCTGGACTTTCAG CACGACAGGAGCTCTTGAGGCAGCATATCATCAAGCATTTGGAAAAGGCATTTCTCTCTCCGAGCAACAGCTTGTGGATTGTGCTGGAGCTTTCAACAACTTTGGCTGCAACGGTGGCCTTCCTTCCCAAGCCTTTGAATACATCAAATCCAACGGTGGCCTTGACACTGAGGAAGCTTATCCTTACACCGGCAAAGATGGAACCTGCAAATATTCATCTGAAAACATCGGTGTACAAGTCCTCGACTCAGTCAACATTACTCTG GGTGCTGAAGATGAACTGAAGCATGCGGTTGGGTTGGTGCGACCAGTAAGCATAGCATTCCAGGTTATACACTCGTTCCGGCTTTACGATGGCGGAGTTTACACAGATAAGGACTGTAAAAGTTCACCAACG GATGTGAACCACGCGGTTTTGGCGGTTGGTTATGGAATTGAAGGTGGTGTTCCATATTGGCTTATAAAGAACTCATGGGGAGCTGGTTGGGGTGACAAAGGTTACTTCAAGATGGAGATGGGCAAGAACATGTGTG GTATTGCGACATGTGCATCCTACCCGGTTGTGGCTTAA